The following are encoded in a window of Castanea sativa cultivar Marrone di Chiusa Pesio chromosome 5, ASM4071231v1 genomic DNA:
- the LOC142636186 gene encoding putative inactive ATP-dependent zinc metalloprotease FTSHI 2, chloroplastic isoform X1 — protein MAFLQSHFSSSSFALSKTRIKPPKLSSSHKYPRISSNLQTSPPNDDDDDNYNKTKLNFLKLSITLTVVSASLSHSQTSLAAAAVKKRSSKKTTSSKKPEPLSPQELKSWSHGLPTVSNRIPYTELLELSKQGKLKHVIKPSNSSIKNRAEPVLVVLDDSRVFRTVLPSLDIDGSFWKCWEESKLDSLCMNAYTPPVKNPEVPEPYLGFLARAPVLLWKALSPVTKPKKESKRAAELRQMREEMKRQNKEEMEEMRKEREMMEKAIRVQKKEEARKRKTEERKRRHVASLQEARRNYEDMADMWARLAQDSNVATALGLVFFVIFYQTVVLNYRKQKKDYEDRLKIEKAEAEERKKMRELEREMEGLEVEDEEDEESGQGRGEQNPYMKMAMQFMKSGARVRRAHNKRLPQYLERGVDVKFTDVAGLGKIRLELEEIVKFFTHGEMYRRRGVKIPGGILLCGPPGVGKTLLAKAVAGEAGVNFFSISASQFVEIYVGVGASRVRALYQEARENAPSVVFIAPSVVFIDELDAVGRERGLIKGSGGQERDATLNQLLVCLDGFEGRGEVITIASTNRPDILDPALVRPGRFDRKIYIPKPGLIGRIEILKVHARKKPMAEDVDYMAVASMTDGMVGAELANIVEVAAINMMRDERTEITTDDLLQAAQMEERGMLDRKERSPETWKQVAINEAAMAVVAVNFPDLKNIEFVTIAPRAGRELGYVRMKMDPIKFNEGMLTRQSLLDHITVQLAPRAADEIWYGEGQLSTIWAETADNARSAARTFVLGGLSEKNHGLSEFWVADRINEIDVEALRIVNVCYERAKEILKQNQKLMDAVVDELVQKKSLTKQEFSHLVELHGSLKPMPPSILDIRTARRTQFQEMMMKQNEVIEDTKV, from the exons ATGGCTTTTCTTCAATCTCATTTCTCCTCTTCTTCATTCGCACTATCAAAAACTCGCATCAAACCCCCAAAACTCTCATCTTCCCACAAATACCCTCGCATTTCCTCCAATCTCCAAACCTCACCCCCaaacgacgacgacgacgataATTACAACAAAACCAAGCTCAATTTCCTCAAGCTCTCCATAACTCTCACTGTAGTCTCCGCCTCCCTCTCTCACTCGCAAACCTCTCTCGCCGCCGCAGCCGTTAAAAAGCGCTCCTCCAAGAAAACGACGTCGTCCAAGAAACCCGAACCTTTGTCTCCTCAAGAGCTCAAATCCTGGTCCCATGGCCTCCCAACCGTGTCGAATCGAATTCCCTACACCGAACTCTTGGAATTGAGCAAGCAAGGGAAGCTCAAGCATGTGATTAAGCCGAGTAATAGTAGTATAAAGAACCGAGCCGAACCGGTTCTTGTGGTTTTGGATGATTCTAGGGTTTTCAGGACGGTTTTGCCGAGTTTGGATATTGATGGATCGTTTTGGAAATGTTGGGAGGAGTCGAAGTTGGATTCGCTTTGCATGAATGCGTACACGCCGCCGGTGAAGAATCCGGAGGTTCCGGAGCcgtatttagggtttttggcGCGCGCGCCGGTGCTTTTGTGGAAGGCTTTGAGTCCCGTGACGAAGCCGAAGAAGGAGTCGAAGAGAGCGGCGGAGTTGAGGCAGATGAGGGAGGAGATGAAGAGGCAGAATAAGGAGGAGATGGAGGAGATGAGGAAGGAGAGGGAGATGATGGAGAAGGCGATTCGAGTGCAGAAGAAAGAGGAGGCGAGGAAGAGGAAGACGGAGGAGAGGAAGAGGAGACACGTCGCGTCGTTGCAAGAGGCGAGGAGGAATTACGAGGACATGGCGGATATGTGGGCGAGGTTGGCTCAGGATTCGAATGTGGCGACCGCGTTAGGACTCGTTTTCTTCGTGATATTTTACCAGACGGTGGTGCTTAATTACAGGAAGCAGAAGAAGGATTATGAGGATAGGTTGAAGATTGAGAAAGCCGAGGCGGaggagaggaagaagatgagggAATTGGAGAGGGAAATGGAGGGGCTTGAGGTCGAAGACGAGGAGGATGAGGAGAGTGGGCAAGGGAGAGGTGAGCAGAATCCGTATATGAAAATGGCAATGCAGTTTATGAAGTCGGGGGCTCGTGTTAGGCGAGCGCATAATAAGAGGCTGCCGCAGTATTTGGAGAGAGGTGTGGATGTGAAGTTCACGGATGTTGCGGGGCTTGGGAAGATACGGCTCGAGCTTGAGGAGATTGTGAAGTTTTTCACTCACGGGGAAATGTATAGGAGAAGAGGAGTGAAGATACCAG GTGGGATACTTCTTTGTGGTCCCCCTGGTGTGGGGAAGACTTTACTGGCAAAAGCTGTGGCTGGTGAGGCAGGTGTCAACTTCTTCTCAATTTCAGCCTCTCAGTTTGTGGAAATATATGTTGGTGTTGGTGCATCTCGTGTTCGAGCATTATACCAAGAAGCAAGAGAAAAT GCTCCATCTGTTGTCTTCATT GCTCCATCTGTTGTCTTCATTGATGAGCTGGATGCTGTTGGAAGGGAGCGTGGTTTGATTAAGGGTTCTGGTGGACAAGAACGTGATGCTACCCTTAATCAG CTCCTCGTCTGCTTGGATGGATTTGAAGGAAGAGGAGAAGTGATCACCATTGCTTCAACGAATAGACCAGATATACTAGATCCAGCCCTTGTCAGACCTGGACGGTTTGATCGAAAGATATATATCCCTAAGCCTGGTCTTATAGGTCGCATAGAAATTTTGAAG GTTCATGCTCGTAAAAAACCTATGGCTGAAGATGTGGACTATATGGCTGTTGCTAGTATGACCGATGGCATGGTTGGTGCAGAGCTAGCCAACATAGTTGAGGTTGCTGCTATCAATATGATGCGTGATGAAAGGACCGAG ATTACCACTGATGACTTGTTGCAAGCTGCACAAATGGAAGAAAGAGGAATGCTAGATAGAAAGGAGAGAAGCCCTGAGACATGGAAGCAAGTAGCCATAAATGAAGCAGCCATGGCTGTTGTAGCTGTGAACTTTCCTGATCTTAAGAATATTGAGTTT GTCACAATTGCTCCTAGAGCTGGTAGGGAATTGGGATATGTTCGAATGAAAATGGATCCTATAAAATTTAATGAAGGAATGCTTAC TAGACAATCCCTCCTGGACCACATCACTGTTCAGCTAGCTCCACGTGCAGCCGATGAGATTTGGTATGGGGAAGGTCAG TTGAGTACGATATGGGCAGAAACGGCAGACAATGCTAGGTCAGCAGCACGGACCTTTGTTCTTGGTGGTCTCTCTGAGAAAAATCATGGATTATCTGAATTCTGGGTGGCAGATCGGATTAAC GAAATTGATGTTGAGGCATTGCGGATTGTCAACGTGTGTTATGAACGTGCAAAAGAG ATTCTGAAGCAGAACCAAAAGCTTATGGATGCTGTGGTCGATGAACTTGTTCAAAAGAAAAGTTTAACCAAACAAGAATTCTCACACCTAGTCGAGTTGCATGGTTCCCTCAAGCCGATGCCACCTAGTATACTTGACATCCGGACTGCGAGACGAACGCAGTTCCAGGAAATGATGATGAAACAAAATGAAGTAATTGAAGACACCAAAGTATGA
- the LOC142636186 gene encoding putative inactive ATP-dependent zinc metalloprotease FTSHI 2, chloroplastic isoform X2: protein MAFLQSHFSSSSFALSKTRIKPPKLSSSHKYPRISSNLQTSPPNDDDDDNYNKTKLNFLKLSITLTVVSASLSHSQTSLAAAAVKKRSSKKTTSSKKPEPLSPQELKSWSHGLPTVSNRIPYTELLELSKQGKLKHVIKPSNSSIKNRAEPVLVVLDDSRVFRTVLPSLDIDGSFWKCWEESKLDSLCMNAYTPPVKNPEVPEPYLGFLARAPVLLWKALSPVTKPKKESKRAAELRQMREEMKRQNKEEMEEMRKEREMMEKAIRVQKKEEARKRKTEERKRRHVASLQEARRNYEDMADMWARLAQDSNVATALGLVFFVIFYQTVVLNYRKQKKDYEDRLKIEKAEAEERKKMRELEREMEGLEVEDEEDEESGQGRGEQNPYMKMAMQFMKSGARVRRAHNKRLPQYLERGVDVKFTDVAGLGKIRLELEEIVKFFTHGEMYRRRGVKIPGGILLCGPPGVGKTLLAKAVAGEAGVNFFSISASQFVEIYVGVGASRVRALYQEARENAPSVVFIDELDAVGRERGLIKGSGGQERDATLNQLLVCLDGFEGRGEVITIASTNRPDILDPALVRPGRFDRKIYIPKPGLIGRIEILKVHARKKPMAEDVDYMAVASMTDGMVGAELANIVEVAAINMMRDERTEITTDDLLQAAQMEERGMLDRKERSPETWKQVAINEAAMAVVAVNFPDLKNIEFVTIAPRAGRELGYVRMKMDPIKFNEGMLTRQSLLDHITVQLAPRAADEIWYGEGQLSTIWAETADNARSAARTFVLGGLSEKNHGLSEFWVADRINEIDVEALRIVNVCYERAKEILKQNQKLMDAVVDELVQKKSLTKQEFSHLVELHGSLKPMPPSILDIRTARRTQFQEMMMKQNEVIEDTKV from the exons ATGGCTTTTCTTCAATCTCATTTCTCCTCTTCTTCATTCGCACTATCAAAAACTCGCATCAAACCCCCAAAACTCTCATCTTCCCACAAATACCCTCGCATTTCCTCCAATCTCCAAACCTCACCCCCaaacgacgacgacgacgataATTACAACAAAACCAAGCTCAATTTCCTCAAGCTCTCCATAACTCTCACTGTAGTCTCCGCCTCCCTCTCTCACTCGCAAACCTCTCTCGCCGCCGCAGCCGTTAAAAAGCGCTCCTCCAAGAAAACGACGTCGTCCAAGAAACCCGAACCTTTGTCTCCTCAAGAGCTCAAATCCTGGTCCCATGGCCTCCCAACCGTGTCGAATCGAATTCCCTACACCGAACTCTTGGAATTGAGCAAGCAAGGGAAGCTCAAGCATGTGATTAAGCCGAGTAATAGTAGTATAAAGAACCGAGCCGAACCGGTTCTTGTGGTTTTGGATGATTCTAGGGTTTTCAGGACGGTTTTGCCGAGTTTGGATATTGATGGATCGTTTTGGAAATGTTGGGAGGAGTCGAAGTTGGATTCGCTTTGCATGAATGCGTACACGCCGCCGGTGAAGAATCCGGAGGTTCCGGAGCcgtatttagggtttttggcGCGCGCGCCGGTGCTTTTGTGGAAGGCTTTGAGTCCCGTGACGAAGCCGAAGAAGGAGTCGAAGAGAGCGGCGGAGTTGAGGCAGATGAGGGAGGAGATGAAGAGGCAGAATAAGGAGGAGATGGAGGAGATGAGGAAGGAGAGGGAGATGATGGAGAAGGCGATTCGAGTGCAGAAGAAAGAGGAGGCGAGGAAGAGGAAGACGGAGGAGAGGAAGAGGAGACACGTCGCGTCGTTGCAAGAGGCGAGGAGGAATTACGAGGACATGGCGGATATGTGGGCGAGGTTGGCTCAGGATTCGAATGTGGCGACCGCGTTAGGACTCGTTTTCTTCGTGATATTTTACCAGACGGTGGTGCTTAATTACAGGAAGCAGAAGAAGGATTATGAGGATAGGTTGAAGATTGAGAAAGCCGAGGCGGaggagaggaagaagatgagggAATTGGAGAGGGAAATGGAGGGGCTTGAGGTCGAAGACGAGGAGGATGAGGAGAGTGGGCAAGGGAGAGGTGAGCAGAATCCGTATATGAAAATGGCAATGCAGTTTATGAAGTCGGGGGCTCGTGTTAGGCGAGCGCATAATAAGAGGCTGCCGCAGTATTTGGAGAGAGGTGTGGATGTGAAGTTCACGGATGTTGCGGGGCTTGGGAAGATACGGCTCGAGCTTGAGGAGATTGTGAAGTTTTTCACTCACGGGGAAATGTATAGGAGAAGAGGAGTGAAGATACCAG GTGGGATACTTCTTTGTGGTCCCCCTGGTGTGGGGAAGACTTTACTGGCAAAAGCTGTGGCTGGTGAGGCAGGTGTCAACTTCTTCTCAATTTCAGCCTCTCAGTTTGTGGAAATATATGTTGGTGTTGGTGCATCTCGTGTTCGAGCATTATACCAAGAAGCAAGAGAAAAT GCTCCATCTGTTGTCTTCATTGATGAGCTGGATGCTGTTGGAAGGGAGCGTGGTTTGATTAAGGGTTCTGGTGGACAAGAACGTGATGCTACCCTTAATCAG CTCCTCGTCTGCTTGGATGGATTTGAAGGAAGAGGAGAAGTGATCACCATTGCTTCAACGAATAGACCAGATATACTAGATCCAGCCCTTGTCAGACCTGGACGGTTTGATCGAAAGATATATATCCCTAAGCCTGGTCTTATAGGTCGCATAGAAATTTTGAAG GTTCATGCTCGTAAAAAACCTATGGCTGAAGATGTGGACTATATGGCTGTTGCTAGTATGACCGATGGCATGGTTGGTGCAGAGCTAGCCAACATAGTTGAGGTTGCTGCTATCAATATGATGCGTGATGAAAGGACCGAG ATTACCACTGATGACTTGTTGCAAGCTGCACAAATGGAAGAAAGAGGAATGCTAGATAGAAAGGAGAGAAGCCCTGAGACATGGAAGCAAGTAGCCATAAATGAAGCAGCCATGGCTGTTGTAGCTGTGAACTTTCCTGATCTTAAGAATATTGAGTTT GTCACAATTGCTCCTAGAGCTGGTAGGGAATTGGGATATGTTCGAATGAAAATGGATCCTATAAAATTTAATGAAGGAATGCTTAC TAGACAATCCCTCCTGGACCACATCACTGTTCAGCTAGCTCCACGTGCAGCCGATGAGATTTGGTATGGGGAAGGTCAG TTGAGTACGATATGGGCAGAAACGGCAGACAATGCTAGGTCAGCAGCACGGACCTTTGTTCTTGGTGGTCTCTCTGAGAAAAATCATGGATTATCTGAATTCTGGGTGGCAGATCGGATTAAC GAAATTGATGTTGAGGCATTGCGGATTGTCAACGTGTGTTATGAACGTGCAAAAGAG ATTCTGAAGCAGAACCAAAAGCTTATGGATGCTGTGGTCGATGAACTTGTTCAAAAGAAAAGTTTAACCAAACAAGAATTCTCACACCTAGTCGAGTTGCATGGTTCCCTCAAGCCGATGCCACCTAGTATACTTGACATCCGGACTGCGAGACGAACGCAGTTCCAGGAAATGATGATGAAACAAAATGAAGTAATTGAAGACACCAAAGTATGA
- the LOC142633711 gene encoding early nodulin-like protein 7: MASISALFCTCMMMMTVMLVTTSVPVEAAKEFKVGGDMGWVLPDANNSATYNQWASRKRFHIGDSLSFEYQNDSVLVVDKWDYYHCNTTEPITSFSNGKSVIQLDRSGPFYFISGDTGHCKHGQRLIVEVMSMHMHHIPPSPPSIAFPPGSDTGIAPASSAISTAPAPSPSSGIQVSATLGSVFMSLIAISVIFLWFEP; encoded by the exons ATGGCATCAATCTCTGCTCTCTTCTGCACTtgcatgatgatgatgacggtCATGTTGGTCACTACCAGTGTGCCAGTTGAAGCTGCGAAGGAGTTCAAAGTTGGTGGTGATATGGGTTGGGTACTTCCTGATGCTAACAACTCTGCAACCTATAACCAGTGGGCTTCAAGGAAGAGATTTCACATTGGAGATTCTCTCT CTTTTGAGTACCAGAATGATTCAGTCCTTGTGGTGGACAAATGGGACTACTACCATTGCAACACAACCGAGCCTATCACTTCCTTCAGCAATGGAAAGAGTGTCATCCAGCTTGATAGGTCTGGGCCTTTCTACTTCATTAGTGGGGACACTGGTCACTGCAAGCATGGCCAGCGGTTAATTGTTGAAGTGATGTCTATGCACATGCACCATATCCCTCCATCTCCTCCATCAATTGCCTTTCCCCCTGGTTCAGACACCGGGATTGCCCCTGCGTCTTCAGCAATCAGCACCGCTCCTGCTCCATCACCAAGTTCAGGAATTCAAGTTTCAGCCACACTTGGTTCAGTCTTTATGTCTCTTATTGCCATCTCTGTCATTTTTCTATGGTTTGAACCAtag
- the LOC142637321 gene encoding uncharacterized protein LOC142637321, producing MDPRLFEAITKNERRTFMNLVRENGEILQQRTAKTLHTPLHLASRFDNIDLVTEIIKLCPDMVAAENSKLETPLHEACRQGNVKVLPLLLDASPWAACKLNSDNQSAFYLACSHGHLHVVKLLLSKPWVQGLEEDSFVQNSLHVAVSRGYTGIVRKILEVWPDFPQKIDRNGYSPLHCSCYRGHVEITRMLLKAAAELALEFNNDGYTPLHLAAMNGKTAILKEFMSMAPTSFQCHTKNGETVFHLIVRYNHYDAFKYLVHVFNDTNILHCPDQYGNTIFHIAVSGGHHQIVEYLINKTTVDFSHQNHKGLTALDIFDQASGNKHIKLIQQQVEKNCEIQDNNTSEPESSSKQTNNSLTTLTSLGQQKCLSERRQGELAELYRSRQSKQYEIYSEAVQNARNTITLVAILIATVTFAAGISPPGGIYQEGPLKGKSMVCQTTAFKVFTLSNNIALFTSLCIVVVLVSIIPFERKPQMMILKVAHKVMWVAVSFMATAYVAAAWVIIPHGKGTDWMFVVLLSIGGGTIGTCFLGLSVMMIEHWLRKQKWKKERKKSGDRLASIRMQTLHSFNSDVESSNHQGYYSY from the exons ATGGATCCAAGACTTTTTGAGGCGATTACTAAAAATGAAAGACGCACATTTATGAATTTAGTTCGCGAGAATGGAGAAATTCTCCAACAAAGAACAGCTAAAACATTACACACGCCACTGCACCTGGCCTCAAGATTTGATAATATCGACTTGGTCACAGAAATTATCAAGTTGTGCCCTGACATGGTTGCAGCTGAGAATAGCAAGCTGGAGACTCCATTGCATGAAGCTTGTCGTCAGGGGAATGTCAAGGTCTTACCGCTGCTATTGGATGCCAGTCCTTGGGCAGCTTGTAAGCTTAATTCTGACAACCAGAGCGCATTTTACTTGGCTTGTAGTCATGGGCATCTCCATGTGGTCAAGCTTCTTTTGAGTAAGCCTTGGGTGCAGGGGTTGGAAGAAGATAGTTTTGTTCAAAATAGCCTTCATGTTGCTGTTTCAAGAGGATACACAG GTATTGTTAGGAAGATTTTAGAGGTGTGGCCAGACTTTCCTCAAAAGATTGACAGAAATGGTTATTCACCATTGCACTGCTCTTGTTATAGAGGGCACGTGGAGATAACAAGAATGCTCCTAAAAGCTGCTGCAGAACTTGCTCTGGAATTCAATAATGATGGTTACACACCTTTGCACTTGGCCGCAATGAATGGCAAAACTGCAATTCTAAAAGAATTCATGTCTATGGCTCCAACATCTTTTCAGTGTCACACAAAGAATGGAGAGACTGTTTTTCATCTAATTGTGAGATACAACCACTATGATGCTTTCAAATACTTGGTGCATGTTTTCAATGATACCAATATCCTCCACTGCCCAGATCAATATGGTAACACCATCTTCCATATTGCAGTCTCTGGAGGTCATCATCAG ATTGTGGAGTACTTAATCAACAAAACAACAGTGGATTTCAGCCACCAGAACCATAAGGGACTCACAGCACTTGACATCTTTGACCAGGCCAGTGGAAATAAGCATATAAAACTGATCCAGCAGCAagtagaaaaaaattgtgaaattcaGGATAATAACACGTCTGAACCAGAGAGCTCGTCCAAGCAGACTAATAATTCCCTGACTACCCTGACCAGTTTGGGGCAACAGAAATGTCTCAGTGAAAGACGACAGGGAGAACTAGCAGAACTTTATAGAAGTCGTCAGAGTAAGCAATATGAGATATATAGTGAGGCAGTTCAGAATGCCAGGAACACAATTACACTAGTGGCTATTTTGATTGCCACAGTTACATTTGCAGCAGGTATAAGCCCTCCCGGTGGCATCTATCAAGAGGGACCACTCAAAGGAAAGTCCATGGTGTGCCAAACAACAGCTTTCAAGGTATTTACATTAAGCAATAATATCGCGTTGTTCACATCTCTATGCATTGTTGTTGTTCTAGTCAGCATCATTCCTTTCGAAAGAAAACCTCAGATGATGATACTGAAGGTTGCTCACAAGGTCATGTGGGTAGCAGTGTCATTCATGGCAACGGCTTATGTTGCAGCAGCATGGGTCATCATTCCACATGGTAAGGGAACAGATTGGATGTTTGTAGTTTTACTGTCAATTGGTGGAGGGACTATAGGCACatgttttcttgggttatctgTTATGATGATAGAACATTGGCTTCGAAAGCAGaaatggaaaaaagagagaaagaaaagcgGTGACAGACTTGCAAGCATCAGGATGCAAACCTTACATTCATTCAATTCAGATGTTGAGAGTTCCAACCATCAAGGATATTACTCATACTAA
- the LOC142634831 gene encoding uncharacterized protein LOC142634831 — MEEITNQCAGLKLLVREGNEVDLAMTVRKNGCVLVGNFCTKRRVNLESVARVLKTVWRTEENFEVYDMGDNKIIFHFSLKEDLDKVLLLSPWSFDKYLLILHQLSTEEAVTKVKFNNASFWVQIHGLPTMCQTKEAGVVIGGTLGKVEKVDVDAKGFRLGGYMRIRVSMDITVPLCRGRLVHLRGPSPQ; from the coding sequence ATGGAGGAGATCACAAACCAATGCGCAGGATTGAAACTATTAGTAAGGGAAGGGAATGAGGTGGACCTGGCAATGACAGTGAGAAAGAATGGGTGTGTACTGGTAGGAAATTTTTGTACGAAAAGAAGAGTGAACCTGGAATCAGTGGCGAGAGTTTTGAAAACGGTGTGGCGAACTGAGGAAAACTTCGAGGTGTACGATATGGGAGATAACAAAATCATCTTCCATTTTAGTTTAAAAGAGGATCTCGACAAGGTACTTTTGTTGAGCCCATGGTCTTTCGACAAGTATTTACTGATCCTTCACCAACTTAGCACAGAGGAAGCGGTGACGAAGGTGAAGTTTAATAACGCATCCTTCTGGGTACAAATACATGGTCTTCCTACCATGTGCCAAACGAAGGAGGCAGGAGTGGTGATTGGGGGGACCTTAGGGAAGGTAGAAAAGGTGGACGTGGATGCCAAGGGCTTTCGCTTGGGAGGATACATGCGCATCAGGGTGTCCATGGATATAACAGTACCATTATGCCGTGGAAGGCTTGTCCATCTCAGAGGGCCATCACCGCAGTAG
- the LOC142634832 gene encoding uncharacterized protein LOC142634832 translates to MPGAMSAISWNCWGLGNPCIVRALQKLVLEEDPTFVFLMKTKFVMVEMALMKRKLDRQQGLVVPSSKNQWRFTGFYGHPETNKQMESWRLLEELSSRSSLPWVCMGDFNEIMHEREKDGGNTRPKWQMKNFCAAVNRSNLRDIGYTGSDFTWCRRLGNRGWVRERLDRALVSINWANIFPKETRLELNRMLLVEDDMWQQRSRSCWLKSRDRNTAFFHTKASNRHQGNFITRIKDSNNVCQEEEEIMGRTFVEYFTKLFTSSHAEVSAELLEAVQGKVTDRMNNLLLQEFQAYDVEKSLKQMHPLKALGPEAPPKFHETHIVLISKTKNPERVTDYRPVSLCNVVYKLASKAVANRLKLVLQDIICENQSAYVAKRLITDNVLVAHELMNHINKKKKGRMGEITLKLDMSKAYDRVEWGCL, encoded by the exons ATGCCGGGAGCAATGAGTGCAATAAGTTGGAACTGttgggggcttgggaacccctGTATAGTGAGAGCTCTCCAGAAGCTCGTTTTGGAGGAAGATCCTACCTTTGTTTTCCTTATGAAAACCAAGTTTGTAATGGTTGAGATGGCACTCATGAAGCGCAAACTAGATCGACAACAGGGTCTTGTGGTTCCTAGT AGTAAGAATCAATGGAGATTTACGGGGTTCTACGGGCACCCAGAAACTAATAAACAGATGGAGTCTTGGAGATTACTAGAAGAATTAAGCTCAAGAAGCTCCCTTCCATGGGTCTGCATGGGTGACTTTAATGAGATaatgcatgagagagagaaagatggtgGTAATACCCGCCCGAAGTGGCAAATGAAGAACTTCTGTGCTGCTGTCAACCGAAGCAACCTGAGAGATATTGGTTACACAGGGTCGGACTTCACTTGGTGTAGGAGACTAGGTAATCGCGGTTGGGTTAGGGAGAGACTAGACAGAGCTTTGGTTTCCATAAATTGGGCTAATATTTTTCCCAAG GAAACAAGGCTGGAGTTGAATAGAATGCTCTTGGTGGAAGATGATATGTGGCAGCAAAGATCGAGGAGTTGCTGGCTAAAGTCCAGAGACCGCAACACAGCCTTTTTCCACACCAAGGCTTCGAACAGACATCAAGGAAATTTTATCACAAGGATCAAGGACTCAAATAATGTTTGTCAGGAGGAGGAGGAAATCATGGGTAGAACTTTTGTGGAGTATTTTACAAAGCTGTTTACTTCATCCCATGCTGAAGTCAGTGCTGAGCTTCTTGAAGCAGTCCAGGGCAAGGTGACAGATAGAATGAACAACCTACTCCTGCAAGAATTTCAAGCCTATGATGTGGAAAAATCTCTAAAGCAAATGCACCCATTGAAAGCGCTTGGACCGGAAG CCCCTCCTAAGTTCCATGAAACGCACATTGTACTGATTTCTAAAACGAAGAACCCGGAAAGAGTGACGGATTACAGGCCAGTCAGTCTATGCAACGTGGTATACAAGCTTGCATCCAAGGCAGTGGCCAACCGCCTTAAATTGGTATTGCAGGATATTATATGCGAAAACCAGAGTGCTTATGTGGCAAAGAGGCTCATCACAGATAATGTCTTGGTGGCTCATGAGTTAATGAATCACAttaacaagaagaagaaaggcaGAATGGGTGAAATAACCCTTAAGCTAGATATGAGCAAGGCATATGACCGGGTGGAGTGGGGCTGCTTATGA